The following coding sequences are from one Vicia villosa cultivar HV-30 ecotype Madison, WI unplaced genomic scaffold, Vvil1.0 ctg.000358F_1_1, whole genome shotgun sequence window:
- the LOC131627295 gene encoding putative expansin-A17 yields MEKLIFIGVLVLMGFLTSELRVTSADWQRAHATSYDGPKGGACGYGDQLIDDYGNNTAALSMALFNDGKSCGGCYQIVCDATQVPQWCHKRTSVTITVTNFCPPEPSKPNDNGGWCNPPRPHFDLSRPAFESIAIYRAGIVPILYRKVGCQRNGGIKFTMNGNDYFELVVISNVGGAGDISNVWIKGSKMENWESMSKNWGANWQSSRYLNGQSLSFRIQLSDGKSVTAKDAVPSNWRFGQTFSSNVQF; encoded by the exons ATGGAAAAGCTAATATTCATTGGTGTTTTAGTGCTTATGGGATTCTTGACCTCAGAACTAAGAGTAACATCAGCAGATTGGCAGCGAGCTCATGCAACTTCCTATGATGGACCTAAGG GGGGTGCATGTGGGTACGGAGATCAATTAATAGATGATTATGGAAATAACACAGCTGCTTTGAGTATGGCTTTGTTTAATGATGGGAAATCATGTGGTGGTTGCTATCAGATTGTTTGTGATGCAACTCAAGTTCCTCAATGGTGCCACAAGAGAACTTCCGTAACAATTACTGTCACTAATTTTTGTCCCCCAGAACCTAGCAAACCTAATGACAATGGTGGTTGGTGTAATCCTCCTAGACCACATTTTGACTTGTCTCGACCCGCTTTCGAGTCGATCGCAATTTATAGGGCTGGGATTGTTCCAATCTTATACCGAAA AGTTGGGTGCCAAAGAAATGGAGGGATAAAATTTACAATGAATGGGAATGATTATTTTGAACTAGTGGTTATAAGCAATGTAGGGGGAGCAGGGGATATATCCAATGTTTGGATCAAAGGGTCAAAAATGGAAAATTGGGAATCCATGTCAAAGAATTGGGGTGCTAACTGGCAAAGCTCAAGGTATCTAAATGGTCAGAGTCTTTCCTTCAGAATTCAACTGAGTGATGGAAAAAGTGTTACAGCTAAAGATGCGGTACCCTCTAATTGGAGATTTGGTCAAACTTTCAGCAGCAATGTCCAGTTCTGA
- the LOC131627322 gene encoding uncharacterized protein LOC131627322 codes for MLRRRLSVLSTSIIRSSIHNKSALGCPSVQFNPLQLPPYSSNVGATFNPNARTNFHGLRAYSLLCLNDLRGNVPRKQKTRKGRGIGSGKGKTAGRGHKGQRARKGSKLGFEGGQTPLRRRMPKRGFKNPFSLTFQPIGLGKIATFINAGKIDSSELITMKTLKDAGVLGKQIKDGVRLMGRGSEKIQWPIHLEVTRVTVRAKEAVEAAGGSVRKVYYNKLGFRALLKPEWFEKKGRLLPKAARPPPKQKDKVDSIGRLPAPKKPIPFLVEGSKDLPVEQLS; via the exons ATGCTAAGGAGAAGGCTTTCTGTTCTCTCGACTTCAATCATCCGAAGTTCGATTCACAACAAATCTGCTCTCGGATGTCCGTCCGTCCAATTTAATCCCTTGCAGCTCCCTCCTTACTCTTCCAACGTTGGTGCTACATTTAATCCCAATGCACGCACAAATTTTCATGGTCTTAGAGCTTATAGTCTTCTGTGCTTGAATGATCTAAGAGGTAACGTTCCCCGAAAACAGAAGACAAGGAAAGGTCGTGGTATTGGGTCTGGAAAGGGCAAGACTGCTGGGAGGGGTCACAAGGGCCAGAGAGCCAGAAAAGGTTCAAAATTGGGTTTTGAAGGAGGCCAAACCCCTCTTCGTCGTAGGATGCCTAAACGTGGCTTCAAGAACCCATTTAGCCTCACTTTTCAG CCAATAGGTTTGGGAAAAATTGCAACATTTATCAATGCAGGGAAAATAGATTCTTCTGAGCTGATTACAATGAAAACACTTAAG GATGCTGGGGTACTTGGGAAGCAAATTAAAGATGGAGTAAGATTGATGGGGCGTGGTTCTGAGAAGATCCAATGGCCAATTCATCTAGAG GTAACAAGGGTTACTGTTAGGGCCAAGGAAGCAGTTGAAGCAGCTGGTGGGTCTGTCAGAAAGGTGTATTACAATAAGTTAGGTTTCCGGGCACTGTTGAAGCCCGAGTGGTTTGAGAAGAAGGGAAGATTGTTGCCTAAAGCAGCTAGACCTCCTCCAaaacaaaaggataaagttgatagCATTGGACGACTACCTGCCCCGAAGAAGCCAATTCCATTTTTAGTTGAAGGAAGCAAGGATCTTCCAGTAGAGCAGCTAAGTTAA
- the LOC131627294 gene encoding protein COP1 SUPPRESSOR 2-like, producing MENSKQEKPRRKNYRKRNPTEEHNQLPQSQSNNDSDDEHERRLALEEIKLLQKQRERKSGIPANLTLQQSNPSISGGSAAKAVEKNDGGGDGGDKDDLVLQDTFAQETAVMDEDPNMVKYIEQELAKKRGRNIDEEDQVENELKRAEDELYTIPDHLKVKKRNSEESSTQWTTGIAEIQLPIEYKLKNIEETEAAKKLLQEKRLMVGRAKSDFSIPSSYSADYFQRGRDYAEKLRREHPELYKERSLQDDSSASKQNDAGSDAAGAIQRQAATDQFMLERFKKRERHRVRR from the exons atggAAAATTCGAAACAAGAGAAGCCGCGAAGGAAAAACTACCGAAAGAGAAACCCAACCGAAGAACACAACCAACTCCCACAATCCCAATCAAACAATGATTCCGACGACGAACACGAAAGAAG ATTGGCATTGGAAGAGATCAAGCTTCTCCAGAAGCAGAGAGAAAGGAAATCAGGAATTCCTGCAAACCTCACTTTGCAGCAATCTAATCCTAGTATTTCCGGCGGTTCAGCTGCTAAAGCAGTTGAAAAGAACGACGGCGGCGGCGATGGTGGTGACAAGGATGATCTTGTTCTTCAAGACACGTTTGCTCAAGAAACTGCTGTTATGGATGAAGATCCCAATAT GGTTAAGTATATTGAGCAGGAATTAGCGAAGAAGAGAGGTAGGAATATTGATGAAGAAGATCAAGTGGAGAATGAGTTGAAACGTGCTGAAGATGAACTATATACAATCCCTGACCATCTTAAA GTAAAAAAGCGAAATTCCGAAGAAAGCTCTACACAGTGGACCACTGGTATTGCTGAGATTCAGCTTCCAATAGA atataaattgaaaaatattgaagaaaCAGAGGCTGCCAAAAAGCTTCTGCAGGAAAAGAGGCTTATGGTTGGTCGGGCAAAGTCAGATTTCAGCATTCCATCAAGTTACAGTGCTGATTATTTCCAGCGGGGCAGGGATTATGCTGAAAAACTTAGAAGAG AACATCCCGAGTTGTACAAAGAAAGAAGTCTACAGGATGATAGTTCTGCATCCAAACAAAATGATGCCGGCAGTGATGCTGCTGGAGCAATACAGAGGCAAGCTGCAACTGACCAGTTCATGTTAGAGCGTTTCAAGAAACGAGAACGTCATCGTGTCCGGAGATGA
- the LOC131627308 gene encoding uncharacterized protein LOC131627308, whose amino-acid sequence MGVKKRFKFGAFYQQFTTSLSNPWSNLCKYSPARPCANFIFWLLCHKKLATKSRLYIFGFITDIKCNFCDEEKTYNHLFFDCIGTRRIWLVVLEWLQISHRPNHWDEELPWIIKMGKGKGWRAKFFKLAIMETVYGTWNHRNRIAFGKASDHTQVIDGIIEKITYRGWFCKDLKNHIASLMVN is encoded by the coding sequence ATGGGGGTCAAAAAGAGATTCAAGTTTGGAGCTTTTTACCAACAATTCACTACCAGCTTGAGCAATCCTTGGAGTAATCTTTGTAAGTATAGCCCTGCTAGGCCTTGTGCAAACTTTATTTTTTGGCTCCTTTGTCACAAGAAGTTGGCCACGAAGAGTAGACTGTACATATTTGGCTTCATCACTGACATTAAGTGTAATTTTTGTGATGAAGAGAAAACATACAATCATCTGTTCTTTGACTGTATTGGTACTAGGAGAATTTGGCTGGTTGTTTTAGAATGGCTTCAGATTTCTCATAGGCCCAATCATTGGGATGAAGAGCTTCCCTGGATCATTAAGATGGGCAAGGGTAAAGGTTGGAGAGCTAAGTTTTTCAAATTAGCCATTATGGAGACTGTTTATGGTACTTGGAATCATAGGAATCGTATTGCATTTGGGAAGGCTAGTGATCACACTCAAGTTATTGATGGGATAATTGAAAAAATAACATATAGGGGTTGGTTTTGTAAAGATTTAAAAAATCACATAGCATCTCTTATGGTCAATTAG